In the Arachis ipaensis cultivar K30076 chromosome B10, Araip1.1, whole genome shotgun sequence genome, one interval contains:
- the LOC107620604 gene encoding uncharacterized protein LOC107620604, with the protein MQATCKVFLDAARSSAVYKVASMAEIPVVFGYDMEDRLEDGFLYRSARAENPAAIFREGMREFCWMGRNVTGVDTLLEAADAGDVQARYMCAMLLLTPGVGDEANAGRAVEMYANVLAAGKIELCRELFGQLFANSLLGIHPSDPGKPVVCQSSACPTRGTMGAANDLSSVSCVHCLAEFEVLYFFSLFTFR; encoded by the coding sequence ATGCAGGCGACCTGCAAGGTGTTTTTGGACGCAGCCCGCTCATCTGCGGTGTACAAGGTGGCCTCCATGGCGGAGATACCCGTCGTGTTCGGTTATGACATGGAGGACCGTCTTGAGGATGGGTTCCTTTATAGAAGCGCGCGCGCAGAAAATCCGGCCGCTATATTCCGTGAAGGGATGAGAGAATTCTGCTGGATGGGCCGAAACGTCACTGGGGTCGACACCCTGCTTGAGGCCGCCGATGCAGGCGACGTCCAAGCCCGCTACATGTGTGCGATGCTGCTACTGACACCAGGTGTTGGGGACGAGGCAAACGCTGGCAGGGCGGTTGAAATGTATGCCAACGTACTGGCTGCTGGAAAAATTGAATTGTGCAGAGAACTCTTCGGGCAGTTGTTTGCAAATTCGCTGTTGGGGATCCACCCGTCGGATCCAGGGAAGCCTGTCGTCTGCCAGTCAAGCGCCTGCCCGACCCGCGGGACCATGGGTGCCGCCAACGATTTGTCGAGTGTGTCGTGCGTCCACTGCCTTGCCGAGTTTGAGGTGTTGTATTTCTTTAGTCTGTTTACTTTCAGATGA
- the LOC107620603 gene encoding putative F-box protein At1g67623 produces the protein MVGSFQKGKTKLDVSIQHECLPNLLPLEIWLSIATMVASNSIKDLFNMQASCRLFASACNSDTVYKHALVSVLPIACFLDYFGRPAMTFLRRCAKARNPAAMLRVGMSHLFWCGHRRSGIQTLTEAAELGDMEACYISAMLLLLLGDKTDDEIRRGFKFFGVVCEFGAVERCREVLMQVFAGPWSDIPPVDPEEPVSCRSGSCRTRGTIDDASDLSSVSCVQCLAEYEVRKFLGTSKPQ, from the coding sequence ATGGTCGGAAGTTTCCAAAAGGGCAAAACGAAACTGGACGTATCTATTCAGCACGAATGTTTGCCGAATCTTCTTCCTCTCGAAATATGGTTGAGTATTGCCACGATGGTTGCATCGAATTCGATTAAGGATCTATTCAACATGCAGGCGAGTTGCAGGTTATTTGCATCTGCATGCAATTCTGACACCGTGTACAAGCATGCCTTGGTGTCGGTGTTGCCGATCGCTTGCTTCCTGGACTACTTTGGGCGGCCCGCAATGACATTTCTGCGTCGATGCGCCAAAGCACGGAATCCGGCCGCTATGCTCCGCGTGGGGATGTCTCATTTATTCTGGTGTGGACACCGCAGAAGTGGTATACAGACCCTAACTGAGGCAGCAGAGTTGGGCGATATGGAGGCCTGCTACATCTCTGCGATGCTATTACTGTTGCTTGGTGACAAGACCGATGATGAGATCCGCCGTGGATTCAAATTTTTTGGCGTGGTCTGTGAGTTTGGCGCAGTCGAAAGGTGCAGAGAGGTCCTCATGCAGGTGTTCGCGGGCCCATGGTCGGATATACCCCCGGTGGACCCAGAAGAGCCTGTGTCATGCCGTTCCGGCAGTTGCCGTACCCGTGGAACCATTGATGATGCGAGCGATTTGTCCAGTGTGTCGTGTGTGCAATGCCTGGCCGAATATGAGGTGCGGAAGTTCTTGGGGACTTCTAAACCCCAATGA